The following are from one region of the Cloacibacterium sp. TD35 genome:
- a CDS encoding uroporphyrinogen decarboxylase, with protein MDANWANYVGYAASFFVVLSFMLKNIKQIRVINLIGCIAFVIYGVFSGMLWPIIIPNAILCVIQLYHLLKHD; from the coding sequence ATGGACGCGAATTGGGCAAATTATGTAGGTTATGCTGCATCATTCTTTGTAGTGCTGAGCTTTATGCTTAAAAACATTAAACAAATCAGAGTAATTAATCTTATCGGTTGTATTGCTTTTGTAATTTATGGTGTTTTCAGCGGAATGTTGTGGCCTATCATTATTCCTAACGCAATTCTTTGCGTTATACAACTTTATCATTTATTAAAACACGATTAA